TGAACTGGACGCTGGAAGTGGTCGTGGTCCCGGTTTCGGACCTGGACCGGGCCAAGGAGTTCTACGCCGGGCAACTCGGCTTCGTCGTCGACCACGACATGACGGTCAACGACGACGTACGGATCATCCAGCTGACCCCGCCGGGATCGGGGTGTTCGGTGGTGATCGGCAAGGGCGCCGTACCGGACATGACACCCGGTTCGCTGCACGGACTGCAGCTGGTGGTCGCCGACATCAAGGCCGCCCACGCCGAGTT
The sequence above is a segment of the Solwaraspora sp. WMMD406 genome. Coding sequences within it:
- a CDS encoding VOC family protein — its product is MNWTLEVVVVPVSDLDRAKEFYAGQLGFVVDHDMTVNDDVRIIQLTPPGSGCSVVIGKGAVPDMTPGSLHGLQLVVADIKAAHAELTDRGVAVSDIQVLGENPHPVPDPLDNVGFFYFTDPDGNGWAVQQISSRA